Genomic window (Burkholderia pyrrocinia):
ACGGCGAGCAACTGGCCGGCGTGATGAACGCGGTCGACTTCATCGAGCAGGTGCGGCAGGCCGATGCGCTGGAGAACGTGCCGGTCGGGCGGCGCGTGGTCGTGATCGGCGGCGGCAATACGGCGATCGATGCGGCCGTGCAAAGCCGCAAGCTCGGCGCCGAGCGCGTGACGATGGTTTACCGGCGCGGCGTGGATGCGATGAGCGCGACGTGGGCCGAACGCGAGTTCGCGCAGAAGAGCGGCGTCACGCTCGTCACGCACGCGAAGCCCGTGCGCATCGCGGGCGAGAACGGGCAAGTGACGGGCGTCGAGTTTGACGCGGCATCGGGCGAGCGCTTCACCGTCGATGCGGACATGGTGCTGAAGGCGATCGGCCAGACGCTGGTGCCGGACGGCATCGCGGCCGCGTTGCTGACTGCGGACGGCGCGCGCATCGCGGTGGACGCGGACGGGCGCACGGCACTGCCCGACGTGTGGGCCGGCGGCGACTGCGCGGCGACGGACGGCATCGACCTCACGGTGCAGGCCGTACAGGACGGCAAGCGCGCGGCCGCGTCGATCGACGCCGCGCTCGCGCAGCGCGACGCGAAGGCTGCATAAGCGCACGCGCACGCATCCACGCATCCTCGACAGCGACCCCACTCTCACGGAGCCGAACATGGCCGACCTTCGTTGCACCATCGCGGGCATCACTTCGCCGAATCCCTTCTGGCTCGCGTCCGCGCCGCCGACCGACAAGGCCTACAACGTCAACCGTGCGTTCGAGGCGGGCTGGGGCGGCGTCGTCTGGAAGACGCTCGGGCTCGATCCGCACGTCGTCAACGTCAGCTCGCGCTACGGCGCCGTGCAGTGGAACGGCCAGCGCATCGCGGGGCTGAACAACATCGAGCTGATCACCGACCGTCCGCTCGACGTGAACCTGAGAGAGATCGCGCAGGTCAAGCGCGACTGGCCGGACCGTGCGCTGATCGTGTCTCTGATGGTGCCGTGCAACGAGCGCGACTGGAAATGGATCCTGCCGCTCGTCGAGGATACGGGCGCCGATGCGGTCGAGCTGAACTTCGGCTGCCCGCACGGGATGAGCGAGCGCGGGATGGGCGCGGCCGTCGGGCAGGTGCCCGAGTACGTCGAGATGGTCACGCGCTGGGTCAAGGAGGGCACGAAGCTGCCGTGCCTCGTGAAGCTCACGCCGAACATCAGCGACATCCGGATGGGGTCGCGCGCCGCATACAAGGGCGGTGCGGACGGCGTGTCGCTGATCAACACGATCAACTCGATCGTCGCGGTCGATCTCGATCACATGGCGCCGATGCCGACCGTCGACGGCAAGGGCACGCATGGCGGTTATTGCGGCCCGGCGGTCAAGCCGATCGCGCTGAACATGGTCGCGGAGATCGCGCGCGATCCGGAAACGCCGAACCTGCCGATCTCCGGTATCGGCGGCATTTCGACCTGGCGCGACGCGGCCGAATTCATCGTGCTCGGCGCCGGCAGCGTGCAGGTGTGCACCGCGGCGATGCATTACGGCTTCCGGATCGTGTCGGATCTGGCCGACGGGCTGTCGAACTGGATGGACGAGAAGGGCTACGCGACGCTCGACGACGTACGCGGCCGCGCGGTGCCGAACGTGACCGACTGGAAATACCTGAACCTGAAATACGACATCAAGGCGCGCATCGATCAGGACCGCTGCATCCAGTGCGGGCTGTGCCATATCGCGTGCGAGGACACGTCGCACCAGGCGATCACGCGCGAAAAGGACGGCATGCGGCACTTCGAAGTGATCGATTCGGAGTGCGTCGGGTGCAATCTTTGCATGCATGTGTGTCCGGTCGAGCAATGCATCACGATGGAGCGCGTCGACTCGGGCGAGTACGCAAACTGGACCACGCATCCGAACAACCCGACGCGTGCCGACGCGGGCGCGAGTGCGGGCCCGGCGGCGGCGCCCGATAAGCACGCGAAGGCGGCTTGACCTGCGTCCGGCGGTGCGGAAGATCCGGCGCCGCCGTTTTTCGTTCCCGTGGGCCGGCATTGTGCGATGCCGGCGCTGACGTTTACGTGGAGTGCCTTCGATGAAACCAGCAGCGACCCCCGCCGATCCCGACAGCGCCGCGGCGCAGGGCGGCAGCCTGTACAACGACGACCTCGCGCCGACGACGCCGGCGCAGCGCACGTGGAAGTGGTATCACTTCGCGGCACTGTGGGTCGGGATGGTGATGAACATCGCGTCGTACATGCTCGCGGCCGGGCTGATCCAGGAAGGCATGTCGCCGTGGCAGGCAGTGATGACCGTGCTGCTCGGCAACCTGATCGTGCTCGTGCCGATGCTGCTGATCGGCCATGCGGGCGCGAAGCACGGGATTCCGTACGCGGTGCTCGTGCGCGCGTCGTTCGGCACGCAGGGCGCGAAGCTGCCGGCGCTGCTGCGCGCGATCGTCGCGTGCGGCTGGTACGGCATCCAGACCTGGCTCGGCGGCAGCGCGATCTACACGCTGCTGAACATCCTGACCGGCAACGCGTTGCACGGCGCGGCGCTGCCGATCGTCGGCATCTCGTTCGGGCAGCTCGCGTGCTTCCTCGTGTTCTGGGCGCTGCAGATCTACTTCATCCTGCACGGCACCGATTCGATCCGCTGGCTCGAGAGCTGGTCCGCGCCGATCAAGGTCGTGATGTGCGTGGCGCTCGTGTGGTGGGCGACGTCGAAGGCGGGCGGCTTCGGTTCGATGCTGTCGGCGCCGTCGCAGTTCGCGGCGGGCGGCAAGAAGGCCGGGCTGTTCTGGGCGACCTTCTGGCCGGGCCTGACCGCGATGGTCGGCTTCTGGGCGACGCTCGCGCTGAACATTCCCGATTTCACGCGCTTCGCGCATTCGCAGCGCGACCAGATGATCGGGCAGTCGATCGGGCTGCCGCTGCCGATGGCGCTGCTGTCGGTGGTGTCGGTCGTCGTGACGTCGGCGACCGTCGTGATCTACGGCAATGCGATCTGGGACCCGATCGACCTGACGAGCCGGATGACGGGCATCGGCGTGGGCATCGCGCTCGTGATCCTCACGCTCGACACGATGTGCTGCAACCTCGCCGCGAATCTCGTCGGCCCCGCGTACGACTTCTCGAGCCTGTGGCCGAAGGCCATCTCGTACCGCGCGGGCGGGATGATCACCGCGACGATCGCGATCGTGATGATGCCGTGGAAGATCCTCGCGACGACGGACGGTTATATCTTCACCTGGCTCGTCGGTTATTCGGCGCTGCTCGGGCCCGTCGCGGGCATCCTGATGGTCGACTACTTCCTGATTCGCGGCACGCAGCTCGACACGCGCGCGCTGTTCGACGAGCGCGGCGGCTTCAGCTACGCGCGCGGCTGGAACCCGGCCGCGCTGGCCGCGCTCGCGGTCGGCGTGCTGCCGAACCTGCCCGGCTTCCTGCACACGGCATTTCCGGCGTCGTTCCCGAACGTGCCGGCGTTCTTCAATACGCTGTACACGTACGCGTGGTTCGTCGGCCTCGTGCTGGCGTCGGGCGTGTACGGCACCTGGATGAAGTGGCGCGCCGGACAGCGCGCGCAGATCGCGAGCGCATGACGCGCGGCGCAGCATGCGGCACCCGACAGTCAACGAGGAGGCAACCCTATGGCAATCCTGATTCGTGGCGGCACCGTGGTCGATGCGGACCGCTCCTACCGTGCGGACGTGCTCTGCGCCGACCCGCAGGACGGCGGCACGATCCTGCAGATCGCCGAGACGATCGACGCCCCGGCCGGCGCGAGCGTCGTCGACGCGCACGACCAGTACGTGATGCCGGGCGGCATCGATCCGCATACGCACATGGAACTGCCGTTCATGGGCACGACCGCGAGCGACGATTTCTACTCGGGCACGGCCGCCGGGCTGTCGGGCGGTACGACGAGCATCATCGATTTCGTGATCCCGAGCCCGAAGCAGCCGCTGATGGACGCGTTCCGCGAATGGCGCGGCTGGGCCGAGAAGGCGGCGGCCGACTACGGCTTCCACGTCGCGGTGACGTGGTGGGACGAGAGCGTGCACCGCGACATGGGCACCCTCGTGCGCGAGCATGGCGTGTCGAGCTTCAAGCACTTCATGGCCTACAAGAACGCGATCATGGCCGACGACGAGATTCTCGTGAACAGCTTCTCGCGTTCGCTCGAACTCGGCGCGCTGCCGACCGTGCACGCGGAGAACGGCGAACTCGTGTTCCGGCTGCAGCAGGCGCTGCTCGCGCGCGGGATGACGGGGCCGGAGGCGCATCCGCTGTCGCGCCCGCCGGAGGTCGAAGGCGAGGCCGCGAACCGCGCGATCCGCATCGCGCAGGTGCTTGGCGTCCCCGTGTATATCGTGCACGTATCGTCGAAGGATGCGGTCGATGCGATCACGCGCGCGCGCAGCGAGGGGCTGCGCGTGTTCGGCGAAGTGCTGCCGGGTCACCTGGTGATCGACGAGGCCGTCTATCGCGACCCGGACTGGACGCGTGCGGCAGCGCACGTGATGAGCCCGCCGTTCCGCTCGGCCGAGCATCGCGAGGCGCTGTGGCGCGGGCTGCAGGCGGGGCAACTGCATACGACGGCGACCGATCACTGCGTGTTCTGTGCGTCGCAGAAGGCGATGGGCCGCGACGATTTCACGAAGATCCCGAACGGTTGCGGCGGCGTCGAGGATCGCATGTCGGTGCTGTGGCATCACGGCGTGAATCACGGCCGCATCACGCCGAACGAGTTCGTGCGGATCACGTCGACGAACGCCGCGCAGATCTTCAACCTGTATCCGCGCAAGGGGGCCGTGCAGGTGGGCGCCGATGCCGACCTCGTCGTGTGGGACCCGGCCGCGACGAAGACGATCTCGGTGAAGACCCATCACCAGCAGGTCGACTTCAACGTGTTCGAGGGGATGACCGTGCAGGGCGTCGCGACGCACACGCTCACGCGCGGCGCACTCGCCTGGGCCGACGGCGACCTGCGCGCGGTGCGCGGCGCGGGCCACTATCTGAAACGGCCGCCGGCGGCCGGCTACTACGAGGCGGCTCGCATCGCGAACCGGCTGCGCGAACCGCATCCGGTCGAGCGCGCGGGCTGAACGGCGTGTGTCGCGCGGGGCGTGCCGGTTCGAGCGGCACGCCCCGCACGCATTTGAGCGCGCCGAACGAGTAATATCCACCGACAGCGTCACAAGAGCGTTCCGGGCCGCGTGCCGGACAAGATCAATAACATTGAGAGAAAGGAGCACAA
Coding sequences:
- the preA gene encoding NAD-dependent dihydropyrimidine dehydrogenase subunit PreA, producing MADLRCTIAGITSPNPFWLASAPPTDKAYNVNRAFEAGWGGVVWKTLGLDPHVVNVSSRYGAVQWNGQRIAGLNNIELITDRPLDVNLREIAQVKRDWPDRALIVSLMVPCNERDWKWILPLVEDTGADAVELNFGCPHGMSERGMGAAVGQVPEYVEMVTRWVKEGTKLPCLVKLTPNISDIRMGSRAAYKGGADGVSLINTINSIVAVDLDHMAPMPTVDGKGTHGGYCGPAVKPIALNMVAEIARDPETPNLPISGIGGISTWRDAAEFIVLGAGSVQVCTAAMHYGFRIVSDLADGLSNWMDEKGYATLDDVRGRAVPNVTDWKYLNLKYDIKARIDQDRCIQCGLCHIACEDTSHQAITREKDGMRHFEVIDSECVGCNLCMHVCPVEQCITMERVDSGEYANWTTHPNNPTRADAGASAGPAAAPDKHAKAA
- a CDS encoding NCS1 family nucleobase:cation symporter-1 yields the protein MKPAATPADPDSAAAQGGSLYNDDLAPTTPAQRTWKWYHFAALWVGMVMNIASYMLAAGLIQEGMSPWQAVMTVLLGNLIVLVPMLLIGHAGAKHGIPYAVLVRASFGTQGAKLPALLRAIVACGWYGIQTWLGGSAIYTLLNILTGNALHGAALPIVGISFGQLACFLVFWALQIYFILHGTDSIRWLESWSAPIKVVMCVALVWWATSKAGGFGSMLSAPSQFAAGGKKAGLFWATFWPGLTAMVGFWATLALNIPDFTRFAHSQRDQMIGQSIGLPLPMALLSVVSVVVTSATVVIYGNAIWDPIDLTSRMTGIGVGIALVILTLDTMCCNLAANLVGPAYDFSSLWPKAISYRAGGMITATIAIVMMPWKILATTDGYIFTWLVGYSALLGPVAGILMVDYFLIRGTQLDTRALFDERGGFSYARGWNPAALAALAVGVLPNLPGFLHTAFPASFPNVPAFFNTLYTYAWFVGLVLASGVYGTWMKWRAGQRAQIASA
- the hydA gene encoding dihydropyrimidinase; the encoded protein is MAILIRGGTVVDADRSYRADVLCADPQDGGTILQIAETIDAPAGASVVDAHDQYVMPGGIDPHTHMELPFMGTTASDDFYSGTAAGLSGGTTSIIDFVIPSPKQPLMDAFREWRGWAEKAAADYGFHVAVTWWDESVHRDMGTLVREHGVSSFKHFMAYKNAIMADDEILVNSFSRSLELGALPTVHAENGELVFRLQQALLARGMTGPEAHPLSRPPEVEGEAANRAIRIAQVLGVPVYIVHVSSKDAVDAITRARSEGLRVFGEVLPGHLVIDEAVYRDPDWTRAAAHVMSPPFRSAEHREALWRGLQAGQLHTTATDHCVFCASQKAMGRDDFTKIPNGCGGVEDRMSVLWHHGVNHGRITPNEFVRITSTNAAQIFNLYPRKGAVQVGADADLVVWDPAATKTISVKTHHQQVDFNVFEGMTVQGVATHTLTRGALAWADGDLRAVRGAGHYLKRPPAAGYYEAARIANRLREPHPVERAG